AGTCTATTATGGAAAACCCGGCGCTGCTCAATGACGCCGAAGTGATATTTTCAGGCTGGGGTATGCCTGCGATGGATAAGGAATTCCTCGACAACGCACCAAACCTGAAAGCCGTCTTTTACGGCTCCGGCACCGTCAAATATTTCATAACCGACGATGTGTGGGATCGAGACATAAAAATAACCAGCGCGTTCGCCGCAAACGCGATACCGGTCGCGGAATTTGCCCTCGGACAAATAATTCTCAGCTTAAAATCGGTGTGGCATCATTCGAGAGACATAAAAAGGCAAAGAACATTCGAGAGGTCAAGATGTTTCGGCCCGGGTATGTACGGCTCAACGGTGGGCTTAATTTCGCTTGGAATGATAGCACAGCATCTTTGCGGCCTGCTTGCGCCCTTCAATGTCAAGGTGATCGCCTACGACCCATACATCGAACAGGCAGCCGCCGACAGGCTGAATGTGGAGATGTGCTCATTGGACGAT
The sequence above is drawn from the Candidatus Oleimmundimicrobium sp. genome and encodes:
- a CDS encoding NAD(P)-dependent oxidoreductase, which codes for MTTKRIKGLFILHKTAYDRIYGERELSEINRYVDIYAPVQTPESIMENPALLNDAEVIFSGWGMPAMDKEFLDNAPNLKAVFYGSGTVKYFITDDVWDRDIKITSAFAANAIPVAEFALGQIILSLKSVWHHSRDIKRQRTFERSRCFGPGMYGSTVGLISLGMIAQHLCGLLAPFNVKVIAYDPYIEQAAADRLNVEMCSLDD